The following are encoded in a window of Brevibacillus sp. DP1.3A genomic DNA:
- the loaP gene encoding antiterminator LoaP → MNWYALYVETGYEERVAKFLSDKFSSRQLRAVVPKRRLPERKQGLITHPLKIMFPGYLLIQTNMDTKTYYDIKETPRTFRLVNNNKQIRQRSDGLLQVSEIEEAEIRPILKMLDTDGVLGYSTLMITDSKITVKKGPLAGKEGIIKKVDRRKKRAKIVIDFLGDERMIDVGIEILE, encoded by the coding sequence ATGAATTGGTATGCCCTTTATGTAGAGACCGGATACGAAGAACGAGTGGCCAAATTTCTTTCGGATAAATTCTCTTCTCGCCAATTAAGGGCCGTTGTACCGAAAAGAAGGCTTCCTGAACGAAAACAGGGTCTTATTACCCACCCTTTAAAAATTATGTTTCCGGGTTATCTACTCATCCAAACGAATATGGACACGAAGACATACTACGACATTAAAGAAACCCCTAGAACTTTCAGACTCGTAAATAATAATAAGCAGATAAGACAACGATCGGATGGTTTACTGCAAGTATCCGAAATCGAAGAAGCAGAAATCCGTCCGATTTTAAAAATGCTGGACACAGACGGGGTACTCGGATATTCAACCTTAATGATTACCGACTCCAAAATTACCGTCAAAAAAGGTCCCCTTGCCGGAAAAGAAGGAATAATAAAGAAAGTGGATCGGCGAAAGAAAAGAGCCAAAATTGTAATCGACTTTCTAGGAGACGAGAGAATGATTGACGTTGGAATTGAA
- a CDS encoding 4'-phosphopantetheinyl transferase superfamily protein, whose product MLNRSDLTMNAGLSFVHISEDKEPGIDPLIFGLDEMEYCQKLTFDVGKRNYLLGRIAAKRAASTMMSRSDLTKITISRGVFGQPVLHTGSPDKLAVSISHCQCVGAAIVFPEGSPMGIDVEAINPSRNETMASQMTVAEMESGATVISSKAFLLTLLWSSKEALSKVLRTGLTIPLELLEIETIQTYDGFYVSTFTHFPQYSAKTYLTCGYVWSIVAPRKSEWHLDPLQMQNHFLAFDCVCRKRSATIK is encoded by the coding sequence GTGTTGAATAGGTCCGATCTAACCATGAACGCCGGGCTAAGCTTCGTTCATATCAGCGAGGATAAGGAACCTGGGATAGATCCGCTTATATTCGGCCTCGACGAAATGGAATATTGTCAAAAATTAACATTTGATGTCGGAAAAAGAAATTATTTGTTAGGCAGAATAGCTGCCAAACGAGCGGCTTCGACAATGATGAGCCGGTCTGATTTAACAAAGATAACCATTAGCCGGGGAGTCTTCGGACAGCCAGTTCTTCATACCGGCAGCCCGGATAAATTAGCGGTCAGCATTTCTCATTGCCAATGCGTGGGAGCTGCTATTGTTTTCCCCGAAGGGAGCCCAATGGGAATCGATGTGGAAGCCATTAATCCGTCAAGAAACGAAACAATGGCCAGTCAAATGACAGTGGCGGAGATGGAGAGCGGCGCAACTGTTATTAGCAGCAAAGCATTCTTATTAACGTTGTTGTGGTCCAGCAAAGAGGCGCTGTCAAAGGTGCTTCGTACGGGACTTACCATCCCGTTAGAATTGCTAGAGATCGAAACGATTCAGACTTACGACGGGTTTTATGTGAGTACGTTCACGCATTTTCCGCAGTACAGCGCCAAAACATACCTGACTTGCGGCTACGTCTGGTCAATCGTAGCCCCTCGCAAAAGCGAGTGGCATTTAGATCCCTTGCAAATGCAAAATCATTTTCTGGCATTCGATTGCGTCTGCCGTAAACGAAGTGCAACTATAAAATAA
- a CDS encoding MBL fold metallo-hydrolase: protein MSDSYQIHTICTSYLNELSNYNYLIVDKATKLAALVDPSWELDRILTVIEGLDVKLHAILLTHSHFDHVNLVELLSVRYAPKVYISAKEARYYAFSAPNLHTFNDLDTISLGNTTITCMLTPGHTAGSACYLLSGCLITGDTLFIEGCGRCDTTGGNPDDMFDSLQKIRDTVPIYARVYPGHSYGKEPGYPLWYLLENNIYFHLVNRTQFISFRMRHAQGYGSDARERRK from the coding sequence ATGAGCGATTCCTATCAGATCCATACCATTTGTACGAGCTATCTCAATGAATTGTCCAATTACAATTATTTAATCGTCGATAAAGCGACAAAGCTGGCCGCTCTTGTAGATCCTTCTTGGGAGCTCGATCGAATTTTGACGGTGATCGAAGGGCTGGACGTGAAGCTGCATGCCATTTTGTTAACTCATTCCCATTTTGATCACGTAAATCTTGTGGAATTGCTAAGTGTACGGTATGCGCCCAAGGTGTACATATCAGCGAAGGAAGCGCGGTATTACGCGTTTTCTGCTCCCAATTTACATACGTTTAACGATCTAGATACCATTTCGCTGGGAAACACCACGATTACCTGTATGCTTACGCCGGGCCATACTGCCGGAAGCGCCTGTTATCTATTATCCGGTTGTTTGATAACAGGAGATACGCTATTTATCGAAGGTTGCGGCAGATGCGATACAACCGGCGGAAATCCGGATGATATGTTCGACAGCTTGCAAAAAATACGAGACACCGTGCCGATCTACGCCAGAGTCTATCCTGGACATTCATACGGGAAAGAGCCTGGATATCCGCTTTGGTATTTATTGGAGAACAACATCTATTTTCACCTTGTGAATCGCACGCAATTCATTTCGTTCCGAATGCGTCATGCTCAAGGCTATGGCTCGGATGCGAGAGAGAGACGAAAGTAA
- the fabD gene encoding ACP S-malonyltransferase produces MEKKVVFMFSGQGSQYYHMGETLLAEGDVFEKWMTRLDQIAEPLVGRSIMQLLYDPRHSKAESFDRTLFTHPALFMVQYALAQEMLHHGIFPDYVLGSSLGEFVAAAVSNILDPEQALIAVIKQAQIFEMSCESGGMLAVLDDPRTFRENPLLYNNTELAGINYDGHFVIAGGNVGLDGIHTHLRDKGIASIRLPVSYAFHSREIEPAENAFISHLRTLSLQKPAVPFLSGMYGEWVEALRHEYFWDVVRQPMRFREAVTAMEREQPAVYLDLSPSGVLANFTKRLFRDDSSSESAGLLTVYGFDFEKMNELKRTIARPNDSITRRDDESMIAYLFPGQGSQHVGMGEGLFDEFPDLTAKADAILGYSVKELCLNDPKHQLGNTAFTQPLLYTVNALMYMKKRRETGRRPDFVAGHSLGEYNALFAAEVFDFETGLRLVKKRGELMALATGGGMAAVIGMQAQEVEDIIRRNGHLEIDVANYNSPVQTVLSGRKDHIMEAQRIFEQAGAGMYIPLNVSGAFHSRYMNEAKKEFEQFLNNFIFNEPVIPVIANVSARPYPFNEIKRNLTEQITSSVNWTDTIRYLMGKEVELFEEVGPKDVLTKLTEKIRQSSSPLFVEEETPEEPSTNEQMNDLPLVDRESASMPSARKTITAASLGSLAFKERYGLKYAYVLGAMYKGISSAEMVVKAGKAGMLCFFGSGGLRITQIEEAIRDIQRQLRGGEPYGMNFLHHPDNQALEEAVADLYLKYGITVIEASSFITMTPALIKYRAKGLTRRADGTVEIRNKIIAKVSRPEVASNFLRPAPERIIERLVQEGKITQEEGRLLQMVPVADDLCVEADSGGHTDQGSAYVLMPTLIRLRDDMVREHGYTSEISVGAAGGIGTPEAAAAAILLGADFLVTGSINQCTVEAATSDAAKDLLQQANVQDTDYAPAGDMFEIGAKIQVLKKGLFFPARANKLYDLYRHFNALEELDEPTRERLQDKYFHRSFEEIYQEVIAHKAPAEIEKAERNPKHKMALIFKWYFSYSTRLAMTGSKEHKVDYQIHCGPALGAFNQWVLGTELEHWRNRHIDQIGELLLNETAALLNHRISELVGN; encoded by the coding sequence ATGGAGAAAAAAGTCGTGTTTATGTTCTCGGGTCAAGGCTCCCAATATTATCACATGGGTGAGACGCTCCTGGCCGAGGGAGATGTATTCGAAAAATGGATGACCCGGCTAGATCAAATTGCCGAACCGTTAGTTGGCCGATCCATCATGCAGCTGCTCTATGACCCTCGACATTCGAAAGCAGAATCTTTCGATAGAACGCTTTTTACTCATCCGGCTCTTTTTATGGTGCAGTACGCCTTGGCACAAGAGATGCTTCATCACGGGATCTTTCCTGATTATGTATTGGGCAGCAGTCTCGGGGAATTTGTCGCGGCCGCCGTCTCCAATATTTTGGACCCGGAGCAGGCCCTCATTGCTGTCATCAAACAGGCTCAAATCTTTGAGATGAGTTGTGAAAGCGGGGGGATGCTGGCCGTATTGGATGATCCGCGCACCTTTCGGGAGAACCCGCTCTTATATAACAACACCGAGCTGGCAGGAATTAACTACGATGGGCATTTCGTAATCGCAGGCGGTAATGTGGGCTTGGACGGCATTCATACGCATTTGAGGGATAAAGGTATTGCTTCCATTCGGCTTCCTGTCTCCTACGCGTTCCATTCTAGGGAAATTGAACCTGCCGAAAACGCGTTTATCAGTCATCTTCGTACTTTATCGCTTCAGAAACCGGCCGTTCCTTTTTTGTCCGGCATGTATGGAGAATGGGTTGAAGCTTTGAGGCACGAATACTTCTGGGATGTGGTCAGGCAGCCAATGAGGTTTCGGGAAGCGGTAACTGCTATGGAGCGGGAACAGCCGGCCGTTTATTTGGATTTGAGCCCTTCAGGGGTGCTCGCAAATTTCACGAAACGGCTCTTTAGGGACGATTCAAGCTCTGAAAGCGCCGGGCTTCTGACGGTATATGGTTTTGACTTTGAGAAAATGAATGAGCTCAAGCGAACGATCGCACGACCAAATGACTCGATTACGAGAAGGGACGACGAAAGCATGATCGCATATCTTTTTCCAGGACAAGGCTCCCAGCACGTTGGTATGGGGGAGGGACTTTTTGATGAATTTCCGGATTTGACTGCAAAGGCGGATGCCATTCTTGGTTATTCGGTAAAGGAGCTATGCCTGAACGATCCGAAGCATCAGTTGGGCAACACCGCTTTTACCCAACCGCTTTTATACACGGTCAATGCTCTGATGTATATGAAGAAAAGAAGGGAAACAGGCAGACGTCCCGACTTTGTAGCCGGTCATAGCTTGGGCGAGTATAATGCCCTGTTTGCGGCAGAGGTTTTCGATTTCGAAACCGGACTGCGTCTCGTTAAGAAGCGGGGCGAGCTGATGGCACTGGCTACAGGCGGAGGAATGGCGGCAGTAATCGGCATGCAAGCACAAGAGGTTGAAGACATTATTCGCCGGAATGGACACTTGGAAATCGACGTTGCCAATTATAATTCGCCCGTGCAAACCGTCTTGTCGGGGCGTAAAGACCATATAATGGAGGCGCAGCGCATTTTTGAACAGGCTGGGGCAGGGATGTACATTCCGCTTAATGTCAGCGGTGCATTCCACTCCCGGTATATGAATGAAGCGAAGAAAGAATTCGAGCAATTTCTGAATAACTTTATCTTCAACGAGCCTGTTATCCCTGTCATCGCAAACGTGTCTGCCCGTCCCTATCCGTTCAACGAAATCAAACGCAACTTGACTGAGCAAATCACAAGCTCCGTCAATTGGACGGACACCATTCGCTATTTAATGGGAAAAGAGGTAGAGCTGTTCGAGGAGGTTGGGCCGAAAGACGTGCTTACAAAGCTGACGGAGAAGATCAGGCAGTCGAGCTCTCCGTTATTCGTAGAGGAAGAAACGCCGGAGGAGCCGAGCACAAACGAACAAATGAACGACCTGCCGTTGGTTGACAGGGAATCGGCCTCCATGCCCAGCGCCCGGAAGACGATCACTGCAGCTTCGCTTGGCAGCCTGGCGTTCAAGGAACGGTATGGTCTGAAATATGCCTATGTTTTGGGCGCCATGTACAAGGGGATTTCCTCGGCCGAAATGGTTGTGAAAGCCGGAAAGGCCGGCATGCTCTGTTTCTTTGGCTCCGGAGGACTAAGGATTACGCAAATCGAGGAAGCGATTCGGGACATTCAGCGCCAATTACGCGGCGGCGAGCCCTATGGAATGAATTTTCTTCACCATCCGGATAACCAGGCTCTCGAAGAAGCGGTTGCCGATCTTTACTTGAAGTACGGCATAACCGTAATAGAGGCTTCTTCCTTCATTACGATGACTCCTGCGCTAATTAAATATCGGGCGAAGGGACTGACAAGAAGAGCGGACGGAACGGTGGAGATTCGAAATAAAATTATCGCCAAGGTTTCCAGACCAGAGGTCGCATCCAACTTCCTAAGGCCGGCACCGGAGCGGATCATCGAGAGGCTTGTTCAAGAAGGTAAAATTACGCAGGAAGAAGGCCGCTTGCTGCAAATGGTACCGGTTGCCGACGATCTGTGCGTCGAAGCGGATTCGGGCGGACATACCGATCAAGGCAGCGCGTATGTGCTCATGCCGACATTGATCAGGCTGCGTGACGACATGGTACGCGAACATGGTTATACGAGCGAGATTTCTGTAGGTGCTGCCGGAGGGATAGGAACTCCTGAGGCGGCGGCTGCCGCGATATTGCTAGGTGCGGATTTCCTTGTGACTGGTTCCATTAACCAATGTACGGTGGAGGCTGCGACTAGTGATGCCGCTAAAGACCTTCTGCAGCAGGCGAATGTGCAGGATACCGATTATGCGCCGGCGGGCGATATGTTTGAAATTGGCGCCAAGATACAGGTTTTAAAGAAGGGCCTGTTTTTCCCCGCAAGAGCGAATAAATTGTATGATCTGTACCGGCATTTCAACGCCTTGGAAGAATTAGACGAGCCGACAAGGGAGCGTCTTCAGGATAAGTATTTCCATCGCTCCTTTGAAGAAATCTATCAGGAAGTCATAGCACACAAAGCTCCTGCCGAAATCGAGAAGGCGGAGCGTAATCCGAAGCATAAAATGGCCCTTATATTTAAGTGGTATTTCTCCTATTCGACGCGGTTGGCGATGACGGGCAGCAAGGAACATAAGGTAGATTACCAAATTCATTGCGGTCCTGCGCTCGGAGCATTCAACCAGTGGGTGCTGGGCACGGAGCTGGAGCATTGGAGAAACCGTCATATTGATCAGATTGGAGAGCTGCTGCTGAATGAAACGGCAGCCCTGTTGAACCACCGAATTTCCGAATTGGTTGGCAATTGA
- a CDS encoding type I polyketide synthase, with protein MVDIAIIGMSCRLPGARNYHEYWSNLIEGRSSIREIPKERWDWRDYWGDPKVEYSKTNSKWGGFIDDVDAFDAAFFGISAREAEVMDPQQRMMLQLSWSCLEDAGIVPSALSGSKTGVYIGVFNLDYKELQERPSSLIEAHYSTGTAAAVIANRISHFMNLRGPSLSVDTSCSSSLQAIHLAVQSLQTGECSMALAGGVSLILTPTRHISFSRTGMLSPTGSCKTFDDNADGYVRSEGAGLILLKPLALAEKDGDLIYGVIKGSAVNHVGKTHTLTYPNAQAQAEVIEEAFRKAGLTPDQVNYMEAHGTGTPKGDPIEFQGLTLAFQKLEAEMDKPLSQRYCGIGSAKTNIGHAESAAGIAGVIKVLLSMKHRTLPGLQNFKTLNHRVELTGTPFYMVDRPREWEPLLDHNQQPLPRRAGVSSFGFGGTNGHVLIEEAPQRPSRKMAQHELPCHLFCFSAKSEKSLLLSLETLVVWLDSEGSECEAADLSAALLLRKQHFGIRTAIAAQSAEELKGRLKELLSDREEAQRFLKQEASKIEKTKTALFQELAGLLIRELRECVNDTQKYREKISALAELYVKGYDFDALALFEGMDLNRLRLPAYAFTKDRYWITGSTPESAIVPTSGSGGGGELHPVLHRNTSDFAGVRYSSVFTGEEFFLAHHVVAGKRVLPGVIYLEMVREAAEQAGRKWLGERKRIVLNRVVWSQPVIVTDSSVEVHVSLSVQNDDSCSFQVYSVSGESEQDRVLHCEGHVSFRSADPASRKLQIQDFLNSGRTPVPSLVCYERMEAMGLHYGPAHQGIEQLYQMDGFIAAKLLLPESISDTRNHFVLHPSLMDAALQTAVYSYSNAGQTTVGESGKPLLPFTLRELEIIRPCASAAWAIVSEEEAGDSKMKRLRIDVCDEDGSVCVSIKGFVLRPLEGGFAGGVSDPAKPEASKAYAGLMVPLWDPITPAARKTDAPNIRTVIAGGSAASRDKIGRVIPNAQDVQLQVEDDLEVLARKLEQCGEIGHFVWIAPDDSIESAESDAMLAAQHEGVLFLFRIIKVLLMFGYGAKSLKWSVITFQTVQVFRKETIRPAHASLHGLIGSMAKEYPNWSVSFADLEREDAWPIEELIALPPDERGDVWAYRSRKWYRQKMIPSRIPKPEGTVYRKGGVYAVIGGTGGIGEAWSEYMIRRYQANIVWIGRREIDAGIQEKIDRLSKLGPSPCYIQADAKDGKALELAYESIKSSYGRIHGVIHSAIVLLDQSLANMSEERFAAGLTAKVDVSVRIVQVFGREQLDFVLFFSSMNSFAKPGGQSNYAAGCTFKDAFAQRLAMEWPCKVKVINWGYWGGTGIVSSEQYRKRMAQAGVGSIEPEEAMDALETLLAGPFDQMMLIKTTKPYPLIDMKHDEWIANYPEQLSSNIQRLITERKRRSASEQEYPVPASSVSVDETDDPVLTYLSGLAAEWLQVDFGEICVDTRLEEYGIDAVVFNEMLVSVNLQYHIDLQPAELSAQASLRQISSCVREAIGIGADKS; from the coding sequence ATGGTTGATATAGCAATCATCGGGATGTCCTGCAGACTACCTGGGGCGCGGAATTATCATGAATACTGGTCCAATCTGATCGAGGGCCGTTCATCTATCCGGGAAATTCCCAAGGAGCGGTGGGACTGGAGAGACTATTGGGGAGATCCGAAAGTTGAATATTCGAAGACCAACAGCAAATGGGGCGGCTTTATTGACGATGTAGACGCTTTTGATGCAGCGTTCTTCGGCATATCGGCCAGAGAGGCGGAGGTGATGGACCCGCAGCAGCGGATGATGCTTCAGCTTTCCTGGTCGTGTCTTGAAGATGCTGGGATCGTCCCGTCAGCGTTATCGGGCAGCAAGACAGGGGTCTATATCGGCGTGTTCAACTTGGATTACAAGGAACTGCAAGAGAGGCCCTCCAGCCTTATTGAAGCTCATTATTCGACGGGAACCGCAGCTGCTGTTATCGCGAATCGAATATCCCATTTTATGAATCTGAGAGGGCCGAGCCTTTCAGTGGACACCTCGTGCTCAAGTTCGCTGCAAGCGATTCATTTGGCGGTCCAATCGCTGCAGACAGGTGAATGCAGCATGGCTTTGGCGGGTGGCGTCAGTCTAATCCTGACTCCGACCCGCCATATTTCATTTTCCAGAACAGGCATGCTGTCACCTACAGGCTCCTGTAAAACGTTTGATGATAACGCGGATGGATATGTCCGCAGTGAAGGCGCCGGTCTTATTTTGCTTAAGCCCTTGGCACTGGCGGAAAAAGACGGCGATTTAATCTATGGCGTCATTAAAGGAAGCGCTGTGAATCATGTCGGTAAGACACACACCTTAACTTATCCGAATGCACAGGCGCAGGCTGAAGTCATCGAGGAGGCGTTCCGCAAAGCGGGTCTAACGCCGGATCAGGTGAATTATATGGAGGCACACGGCACCGGAACGCCTAAAGGCGATCCGATTGAATTTCAGGGCCTTACGCTTGCGTTTCAAAAACTCGAAGCAGAGATGGATAAGCCGCTTAGTCAGCGTTATTGCGGCATCGGTTCAGCCAAAACAAATATCGGGCATGCCGAATCCGCAGCAGGCATCGCGGGCGTGATTAAAGTGCTGCTTTCCATGAAGCACCGAACACTCCCCGGATTACAAAATTTCAAAACGTTGAACCATCGGGTTGAATTAACCGGGACTCCTTTCTATATGGTGGACCGGCCGCGGGAATGGGAGCCGCTTCTGGATCATAATCAACAGCCGCTTCCGAGAAGAGCCGGCGTAAGCTCGTTCGGCTTCGGAGGGACGAATGGGCATGTGCTGATCGAGGAAGCGCCGCAGAGGCCGTCTCGCAAGATGGCGCAGCATGAATTGCCGTGCCATCTATTTTGTTTTTCCGCAAAGTCTGAAAAATCGCTTCTTCTATCGCTAGAGACGTTAGTCGTATGGTTGGACAGCGAAGGAAGCGAGTGCGAAGCCGCGGACCTAAGTGCCGCCTTGCTGCTGCGCAAACAGCATTTTGGCATTCGTACCGCCATCGCGGCGCAAAGTGCGGAGGAGCTTAAAGGTCGTTTAAAGGAGCTGTTGTCTGACCGGGAAGAAGCACAGCGATTTTTGAAGCAGGAAGCTTCAAAAATAGAAAAGACCAAAACTGCGCTTTTTCAAGAGCTGGCAGGCCTACTGATCCGAGAGCTCCGCGAATGTGTGAATGATACGCAAAAGTATCGGGAGAAAATATCGGCTTTGGCAGAGCTGTACGTAAAGGGCTATGACTTCGATGCATTGGCGCTCTTTGAAGGAATGGACCTGAACAGACTTCGATTGCCTGCCTATGCTTTTACCAAAGACCGATACTGGATTACGGGCAGTACTCCGGAATCCGCTATTGTGCCGACGTCAGGTAGCGGAGGTGGAGGTGAGCTTCATCCTGTACTGCATCGGAACACATCGGACTTTGCCGGGGTTCGCTACAGTTCGGTTTTCACAGGAGAGGAATTTTTTCTCGCTCATCATGTCGTCGCCGGGAAGCGTGTATTGCCGGGTGTCATTTACTTGGAAATGGTCCGCGAGGCGGCTGAACAGGCCGGCAGGAAATGGTTAGGCGAGCGTAAGCGTATCGTGCTGAATCGGGTGGTGTGGTCGCAGCCTGTTATTGTGACGGATAGCTCCGTTGAGGTTCATGTGTCGCTTTCGGTTCAAAATGACGATAGCTGCAGCTTTCAAGTTTACAGCGTATCCGGTGAATCAGAGCAAGATCGTGTTCTTCATTGCGAAGGTCATGTCTCGTTTCGTTCGGCTGATCCGGCTTCCAGGAAACTGCAAATTCAAGATTTCTTAAACTCCGGGCGAACCCCCGTCCCATCGCTCGTCTGTTATGAACGTATGGAAGCGATGGGTCTTCATTATGGTCCGGCTCATCAAGGAATTGAGCAACTATATCAAATGGACGGCTTTATTGCCGCTAAGTTGTTGCTGCCGGAATCCATTTCCGATACGCGAAATCACTTTGTTCTTCATCCGAGCTTGATGGATGCGGCTCTGCAGACGGCGGTTTACAGTTATTCAAATGCCGGACAAACGACTGTTGGTGAAAGCGGCAAGCCCTTGCTGCCTTTTACGCTGCGGGAGCTCGAAATTATACGTCCGTGCGCTTCTGCTGCTTGGGCGATTGTAAGCGAGGAAGAAGCGGGAGACAGCAAAATGAAACGTCTCCGTATTGATGTATGCGATGAGGACGGCAGCGTCTGTGTGAGCATCAAGGGCTTCGTCCTAAGGCCGCTGGAGGGCGGGTTCGCCGGCGGCGTCTCAGATCCTGCAAAACCGGAGGCGTCAAAGGCATATGCGGGATTAATGGTGCCGTTATGGGACCCGATCACACCGGCTGCACGTAAAACGGATGCTCCGAACATACGAACCGTAATAGCCGGAGGTTCGGCAGCGAGCCGTGACAAGATAGGGCGGGTTATTCCGAATGCGCAGGATGTGCAGCTACAGGTGGAGGATGACCTGGAAGTATTGGCAAGAAAGCTGGAGCAGTGCGGCGAGATCGGCCATTTTGTTTGGATTGCGCCTGACGATTCGATAGAGTCAGCCGAATCGGATGCGATGCTTGCGGCGCAGCATGAAGGCGTGCTATTCCTGTTTCGGATCATCAAAGTGCTGCTTATGTTTGGATATGGCGCAAAGTCGTTAAAGTGGAGCGTCATCACATTCCAAACCGTGCAGGTATTCCGGAAGGAAACAATTCGGCCGGCCCATGCAAGCCTTCATGGGCTTATCGGCTCGATGGCCAAGGAATATCCGAACTGGTCGGTTAGCTTTGCCGATTTGGAGCGGGAAGATGCTTGGCCGATCGAAGAGTTGATCGCATTGCCGCCTGATGAGCGGGGCGACGTATGGGCATACCGGTCCAGGAAGTGGTACCGGCAGAAAATGATCCCGTCGCGGATCCCCAAACCTGAAGGTACAGTATACCGGAAGGGAGGGGTCTATGCGGTAATCGGCGGAACCGGCGGAATCGGAGAAGCATGGAGCGAATATATGATTCGCCGGTATCAGGCGAACATCGTCTGGATTGGCCGACGGGAGATTGACGCCGGTATTCAGGAGAAGATCGATCGGCTGTCAAAACTGGGGCCGTCTCCGTGCTACATCCAAGCAGACGCAAAGGACGGGAAGGCGCTGGAACTGGCGTACGAGAGCATAAAATCCAGCTACGGACGGATCCATGGCGTCATACACTCGGCAATTGTGCTTTTGGATCAAAGTTTGGCGAATATGTCGGAGGAGCGGTTCGCAGCGGGATTGACGGCAAAGGTGGACGTGAGCGTAAGGATCGTACAGGTATTCGGAAGGGAACAATTGGATTTCGTTCTGTTCTTCTCTTCCATGAACTCTTTTGCAAAACCCGGAGGTCAGAGCAATTACGCGGCAGGGTGCACCTTCAAAGATGCATTCGCACAGCGTCTGGCGATGGAATGGCCATGCAAAGTGAAGGTCATAAACTGGGGCTACTGGGGAGGCACAGGCATCGTTTCCTCGGAACAATACCGAAAGCGCATGGCACAAGCAGGGGTTGGCTCCATCGAGCCGGAAGAAGCGATGGACGCACTGGAGACGCTCCTTGCCGGGCCGTTTGACCAAATGATGCTAATCAAAACAACAAAGCCTTATCCGCTAATTGATATGAAGCATGATGAATGGATTGCAAACTATCCGGAACAGCTCTCGTCCAATATCCAACGGCTGATAACGGAGCGAAAGAGGCGCAGTGCATCGGAGCAGGAGTATCCTGTCCCAGCTTCTTCGGTATCGGTTGATGAGACAGACGATCCTGTGCTGACGTATTTATCCGGTTTAGCCGCTGAATGGCTTCAAGTGGATTTCGGTGAAATTTGCGTGGATACTCGGCTGGAGGAATACGGGATTGATGCGGTCGTTTTTAATGAAATGCTCGTGTCCGTAAACCTGCAATATCATATCGATTTGCAGCCGGCTGAGCTGTCTGCTCAAGCATCGCTGCGTCAGATCAGTTCATGTGTGCGCGAGGCAATAGGAATTGGCGCTGACAAGAGCTGA